The genomic interval AGGGCAACCCGTTCGGCGAGTTCATCGACGGCCTGGCCCCGGCGCCGCACGACCTGACGGTGACGAAGCAGTGCCCGAGCGCCTTCTTCGGCACGGAACTGGCCGCCCACCTCACGGCCGACGGCATCGACACCCTGCTCATCGGCGGACTGTCGACGAGCGGCTGCGTCCGGGCCACCGCGCTGGACGCCATGCAGCACGGATTCGTACCGATCGTGGTCGAGGAGGCCGTGGGCGACCGGGACCCGGACATCCACGCGGCGAATCTCTTCGACATCAGGCACAAGATCGGCGAGGTGTGGCCGCTCGGGCGGGCTCAGGAGTACCTCGCGTCTCTCGGCTGACCGGTCGTGCGCGTCGTGTGCACCACCCCGCTCGGGTCACGGACGCGCCTCGGGGAGGAGCGGTTCGCGGTCGGCCGTGGGCTGGGTCGGCGGGTGCGGGTCGGCCTCGTATCCGGCGGGAAGGACGGCGTCGGGGACCAGCGGTGACGGTTCGACGCGCAGCAGCCGGGCGATCCCGGCGGGCAGCCACCAGTTGTACCTGCCGAACAGGGAGACCATCGCCGGCACCAGTAGTGCCCGTACGACGGTGGCGTCCAGCAGGATGTCGGCGCCGAGCGCGGTGGCGAGGACCTTGATGTCGGTGCCCGGGGCGGACGCCAGCGCGGCGAAGGCGAAGAACAGGATCAGCGCGGCCGACGTGACCAGCCGCCCGGTGCGGCCCAGGCCGTGCTCCACGGCGTACGCGGTGGAACCGGTGCGGTCGTACTCCTCGCGCATCCGGGCCAGGATGAACACCTCGTAGTCCATGGACAGTCCGAACAGGAACGCGAAGATCAGGACCGGCAGCCAGAACGTCAGCGCACCGGTCGCCGCGATCCCGAACACCGCGTTCGAGCCGTGTCCGTCCTGCCGGAACCAGGTGATCATCCCGAACACCGCGGCCACGCTGACCAGGTTCAGCAGCACCGCCTTCAGCGGCAGCAGCAGGGAGCGGAACGTGCGGACCAGCAGCACGGAGGTGACCAGCGCGATCAGACCGAGGATGTACGGGAAGTCGTCGAAGACCGCCCGCTGGTAGTCGAGGACGATGGCACCCGGCCCGTCACGCCGACGTATCCGGGCAGGTCCTTCGTCGCGTTCCGGACCGAACTCACCACCGCCACGCTGGTGTTGTCCACCGTCTCGCGGGTGGGTATGACGACGACCTCCGTGACGCCGTCCCGCCCGGGCGGGGCCACGACCGCCATCCGGACGCCCGGAACCCGCCGTGCCGCAGCCGCCACGGTCGAACCGGCCGACCTCCAGGAAGCCGTGCGTGTCGTCGCCCGAGGGGAGGCACTGCTGTCGCCCAAGGCCACCCGCGGCCTCATCGCCCGCTTCCTCTCCCAGCCGAACCCGGGCCCGCTGCCCAGCCCGGTCCAGCTCGACGCACTCACCGAGCGGGAGCGCGAGATCATGGCCCTCGTCGCCGCCGGGCTCTCCAACGACGAGACAGGGGAGCGGTTGTACGTCTCTCCACTGACCGCCAAGACCCGCATCAACCGGGCGATGATGAGACTGGGCGCCCGCGACCGCGCCCAACTGGTCGTCCTCGCCTACCGGAGCGGCTTGGTGAGCCCGGGCGACCTTCCTGTGCTGTGACGGTGGGGCAGATCCGAGGGGGCCTTGTGCGGTGGAACGTTTCGTGGCCGGTGTTCCGGCGCATCGGCA from Streptomyces sp. NBC_01288 carries:
- a CDS encoding isochorismatase family protein, with protein sequence MTGSASAQEDYERAGFDGQLTPGTSPALILVDPARAYVDPDCPLYAGVEPAVDAMRLLLADARRAGIPVIVTRVLLRADGSDGGLFLRKVPVLGVFAEGNPFGEFIDGLAPAPHDLTVTKQCPSAFFGTELAAHLTADGIDTLLIGGLSTSGCVRATALDAMQHGFVPIVVEEAVGDRDPDIHAANLFDIRHKIGEVWPLGRAQEYLASLG
- a CDS encoding MMPL family transporter → MGEEAGDEAAGGLGRQQCLPSGDDTHGFLEVGRFDRGGCGTAGSGRPDGGRGPARAGRRHGGRRHTHPRDGGQHQRGGGEFGPERDEGPARIRRRDGPGAIVLDYQRAVFDDFPYILGLIALVTSVLLVRTFRSLLLPLKAVLLNLVSVAAVFGMITWFRQDGHGSNAVFGIAATGALTFWLPVLIFAFLFGLSMDYEVFILARMREEYDRTGSTAYAVEHGLGRTGRLVTSAALILFFAFAALASAPGTDIKVLATALGADILLDATVVRALLVPAMVSLFGRYNWWLPAGIARLLRVEPSPLVPDAVLPAGYEADPHPPTQPTADREPLLPEARP